The following coding sequences lie in one Mesorhizobium sp. NZP2298 genomic window:
- a CDS encoding trimethylamine methyltransferase family protein has product MSVVLEKQEAAADQRSRRSGGREARRAMRAAPLADDIRPVRAGLEGGSYGPLRGNDQERIHEAVLTLLETVGFANAIPSCIEALTRVGATHGDDGRIRFPRALVLDTIKKAARNFTLHGQDPKHDMVIQGKRVHYGTAGAAVHLVDVEKREYRESLLQDIYDAARIVDGLDNIHFFQRPMVPRDIPDPLEMDFNTLYACVMGTSKHVGTSFTVRENVQPALEMLYAIAGGEENFRARPFVSNSNCFVVPPMKFAEDACGVLEACVEGGIPILLLSAGQAGATAPAAIAGAVVQAVAEVLAGLVYVNAIKPGHPAIFGTWPFVSDLRTGAMSGGSAEQAVLTAACAQMAQFYDLPGGSAAGMTDSKLPDIQSGYEKGITDVMAGLAGLNLVYESAGMHASLLGFCLESLIIDNDMLGHCLRCVRGIEVTDEALSIDTIAEVCLKGPGHYLGNEQTLRLMQTEYFYPAVGDRFSPKEWNEKGRPDILQRAIIEKKRVLAERFPRHVPKLLDDRLRARFGDMIKLPRANMGG; this is encoded by the coding sequence ATGTCAGTGGTTCTTGAAAAGCAGGAAGCGGCGGCGGATCAGCGCTCGCGCCGCTCCGGTGGACGCGAAGCGCGCCGAGCCATGCGGGCCGCGCCGCTCGCCGACGACATCAGGCCGGTGCGCGCCGGCCTCGAGGGCGGCAGCTACGGGCCGTTGCGCGGGAACGACCAGGAACGCATCCACGAGGCGGTGCTGACGCTGCTGGAGACGGTCGGCTTCGCCAATGCGATCCCTTCCTGCATCGAGGCACTGACCAGGGTCGGCGCCACCCATGGCGATGATGGCCGCATCCGCTTCCCGCGCGCGCTGGTGCTCGACACCATCAAGAAGGCAGCGCGCAACTTCACCTTGCACGGCCAGGACCCGAAACACGACATGGTGATCCAGGGCAAGCGCGTGCACTACGGCACGGCGGGTGCCGCCGTGCATCTGGTCGATGTCGAGAAGCGCGAATATCGCGAGTCGCTGCTGCAGGACATCTATGACGCGGCCCGCATCGTCGACGGGCTCGACAACATCCATTTCTTCCAGCGGCCGATGGTGCCTCGCGACATTCCCGATCCGCTCGAAATGGACTTCAACACGCTCTATGCCTGCGTGATGGGCACGTCCAAGCATGTCGGCACCTCGTTCACGGTGCGCGAGAACGTGCAGCCGGCACTGGAGATGCTCTATGCCATTGCCGGCGGCGAGGAGAATTTCCGCGCCCGGCCTTTCGTTTCGAACTCCAACTGCTTCGTCGTGCCGCCGATGAAGTTCGCCGAGGACGCCTGCGGCGTGCTCGAGGCCTGTGTCGAGGGCGGCATCCCGATCCTGCTGCTGTCGGCCGGCCAGGCCGGCGCGACCGCTCCGGCGGCGATTGCCGGCGCGGTGGTGCAGGCGGTGGCCGAAGTGCTGGCCGGCCTGGTCTATGTCAACGCCATCAAGCCGGGACATCCGGCGATCTTCGGCACCTGGCCGTTCGTGTCGGATCTCAGGACCGGCGCCATGTCGGGCGGCTCGGCCGAGCAGGCGGTGCTGACAGCTGCCTGCGCGCAGATGGCGCAGTTCTACGATTTGCCCGGCGGCTCGGCCGCCGGCATGACGGATTCGAAACTGCCCGACATCCAGTCAGGCTATGAAAAAGGCATCACCGACGTGATGGCCGGTCTTGCCGGGCTCAACCTGGTCTATGAATCGGCCGGCATGCATGCCTCGCTGCTCGGCTTCTGCCTGGAAAGCCTGATCATCGACAATGACATGCTCGGACATTGCCTGCGCTGCGTCCGCGGCATCGAGGTGACCGATGAAGCGCTGTCGATCGACACCATCGCCGAAGTCTGCCTGAAGGGACCGGGCCACTATCTCGGCAACGAGCAGACGCTGCGGCTGATGCAGACCGAGTATTTCTATCCGGCCGTCGGCGACCGGTTTTCGCCGAAGGAATGGAACGAAAAAGGCCGGCCCGACATATTGCAGCGCGCGATCATCGAGAAGAAGCGCGTCCTTGCCGAACGTTTCCCGCGCCATGTGCCGAAACTGCTGGACGACAGGCTGCGCGCGCGCTTCGGCGACATGATCAAGCTGCCGCGCGCCAATATGGGCGGCTGA
- a CDS encoding IlvD/Edd family dehydratase: MAGAPTGKKKFRSQEWFDNPDNPGMTALYLERYLNYGLTRAELMSGKPLIGIAQTGSDLSPCNRHHIELAKRVREGIVSMGGIPFEFPCHPIQETGKRPTAALDRNLAYLSLVEVLYGYPLDGVVLTIGCDKTTPALLMAAATVNIPAIALSVGPMLNGWHKGKRTGSGTIVWESRQRLSAGEINYDEFMDIVASSAPSTGYCNTMGTATTMNSLAEALGMQLPGSAAIPAPYRERGQIAYETGKRIVDMVHEDLKPSDIMTRKAFENAIVVNSAIGGSTNAPIHLNAIARHLGVPLDNDDWQKIGLKVPLIVNLQPSGEYLGEDYHHAGGVPAVVAELMKAGLLPYPEAVTVNGKSIGDNCKGVANENADVIHSVDKPLKTNAGFINFKGNLFDSAIMKMSGISPEFRERYLSNPNDPEAFEGNAMVFDGPEDYHARIDDPAQGIDEHSILFMRGAGPVGYPGGAEVVNMQPPAYLIKKGIHSLACIGDGRQSGTSGSPSILNASPEAAIGGGLALLKTGDRVRIDLRKATANMLISDEELARRRAELESNGGYHYPKHQTPWQEIQRGMVDQFSEGMVLKPAVKYLDVAHTSGVPRDNH, encoded by the coding sequence ATGGCTGGCGCCCCCACAGGAAAGAAGAAATTTCGCTCGCAGGAGTGGTTCGACAACCCCGACAATCCGGGAATGACGGCGCTCTATCTGGAGCGTTACCTGAATTACGGGCTGACCCGCGCCGAACTGATGTCGGGCAAGCCGCTGATCGGCATTGCCCAGACCGGCTCTGATCTGTCGCCTTGCAACCGGCACCATATCGAGCTCGCCAAGCGCGTGCGCGAAGGTATCGTCTCGATGGGCGGCATCCCCTTCGAGTTCCCCTGCCATCCGATCCAGGAGACCGGCAAGCGCCCGACCGCGGCCCTTGATCGCAACCTTGCCTATCTCAGCCTGGTCGAGGTGCTCTACGGCTATCCGCTCGATGGCGTTGTGCTCACCATCGGCTGCGACAAGACCACGCCGGCGCTGCTTATGGCGGCGGCCACCGTCAATATCCCGGCCATCGCGCTGTCTGTCGGCCCGATGCTCAACGGCTGGCACAAGGGCAAGCGCACCGGATCCGGCACCATCGTCTGGGAATCGCGCCAGCGCCTGTCGGCCGGCGAGATCAATTATGACGAGTTCATGGACATCGTTGCCTCCTCGGCGCCCTCCACCGGCTATTGCAACACCATGGGCACCGCCACCACGATGAATTCGCTGGCCGAGGCGCTCGGCATGCAACTGCCGGGCTCGGCCGCCATCCCGGCGCCATACCGTGAGCGCGGCCAGATCGCCTACGAGACGGGAAAGCGCATCGTCGACATGGTGCATGAGGATTTGAAGCCGTCCGATATCATGACGCGCAAGGCCTTCGAGAACGCCATCGTCGTCAATTCGGCGATCGGCGGCTCGACCAACGCACCGATCCATCTCAATGCCATCGCCCGCCATCTCGGCGTGCCGCTCGACAATGACGACTGGCAGAAGATCGGCCTCAAGGTGCCGCTCATCGTCAATCTGCAGCCGTCCGGCGAATATCTGGGCGAGGACTATCATCATGCCGGCGGCGTGCCAGCCGTGGTTGCCGAACTGATGAAGGCCGGGCTGCTGCCCTATCCTGAAGCCGTGACCGTCAACGGCAAATCCATCGGCGATAATTGCAAGGGTGTCGCAAACGAAAACGCCGACGTCATCCACAGTGTCGACAAACCGCTCAAGACCAATGCCGGCTTCATCAACTTCAAGGGCAATCTGTTCGATTCCGCGATCATGAAGATGAGCGGCATCTCGCCGGAATTCCGCGAGCGCTATCTGTCCAATCCGAACGATCCGGAAGCCTTCGAGGGCAACGCCATGGTCTTCGACGGTCCGGAGGACTACCACGCCCGCATCGACGATCCGGCGCAAGGCATCGATGAGCACTCCATCCTGTTCATGCGCGGCGCCGGCCCGGTCGGCTATCCCGGCGGCGCCGAGGTCGTCAACATGCAGCCGCCGGCTTACCTCATCAAGAAGGGTATCCACTCGCTGGCCTGCATCGGTGACGGCCGCCAGTCGGGCACGTCGGGCTCGCCATCGATCCTCAACGCCTCGCCGGAAGCCGCTATCGGCGGCGGACTGGCGCTGCTCAAGACCGGCGACCGTGTGCGCATCGACTTGCGCAAAGCCACCGCCAACATGCTGATCAGCGATGAAGAGCTTGCCAGGCGGCGCGCCGAGCTGGAGAGCAATGGCGGCTACCACTACCCCAAGCACCAGACGCCGTGGCAGGAGATCCAGCGCGGCATGGTCGACCAGTTCTCGGAAGGGATGGTGCTGAAGCCGGCCGTGAAATACCTGGACGTCGCCCACACCAGCGGCGTTCCCAGGGACAATCATTGA
- a CDS encoding SRPBCC family protein: MALVIEGEERIAAPVQKVWEALNDPAVLKESIPGCQSLEKTSDTEMAATVVLKIGPIKATFNGEVTLKNLKPPHSYTIQGEGKGGIAGFAKGGADVTLTADGPNATVLKYAAKAEVGGKIAQLGSRLIESTSKKLAGQFFSTFGEKVGG; this comes from the coding sequence ATGGCTTTGGTGATCGAAGGCGAGGAACGCATCGCGGCGCCCGTCCAGAAGGTATGGGAAGCTCTGAACGATCCGGCGGTGCTTAAGGAGAGCATTCCCGGTTGCCAGAGCCTGGAGAAGACGTCGGACACCGAGATGGCGGCGACGGTCGTGCTGAAGATCGGACCGATCAAGGCGACCTTCAATGGCGAGGTGACGCTGAAGAACCTCAAGCCGCCGCATTCCTACACGATCCAGGGCGAAGGCAAGGGCGGCATCGCCGGTTTCGCCAAGGGCGGCGCCGACGTGACGCTGACGGCGGATGGGCCGAATGCCACGGTGCTCAAATATGCCGCCAAGGCCGAAGTCGGCGGCAAGATCGCCCAGCTCGGCAGCCGGCTGATCGAGTCGACGTCGAAAAAACTGGCCGGGCAGTTCTTTTCGACATTTGGCGAGAAGGTCGGCGGCTGA
- a CDS encoding Mrp/NBP35 family ATP-binding protein has translation MSVTKEIVTERLKTVNGPDFTGNIVDLGMVSEIFIADSKVFFSITVPAARAQEMEPLRAAAERVVKAIPGVAGAVVALTAEKKGGGMEAPVPARPASRPAPPASPAAPRSVPHAPASHSQGKRGVPGIEAIIAVASGKGGVGKSTTAVNLALGLAANGLRVGVLDADIYGPSMPKLLDIHGRPQTVDGKILKPMENYGLKVMSMGFLVDEETPMIWRGPMVMSALTQMLREVEWGRLDVLVVDMPPGTGDAQLTMAQQVPLAGAVIVSTPQDLALIDARKGLNMFKKVDVPLLGIVENMSYFIAPDTGKRYDIFGHGGARREAERLGVTFLGEVPLEMGIRESSDAGAPVVVSKPDGAAAKTYRDIATKVWDRVNEERGAAEAAVPSIVFE, from the coding sequence ATGTCCGTTACCAAGGAAATCGTCACCGAGCGTCTGAAGACGGTCAATGGGCCGGATTTCACCGGCAACATTGTCGACCTCGGCATGGTTTCCGAGATTTTCATCGCCGATTCGAAAGTGTTCTTCTCGATCACTGTTCCAGCCGCCAGGGCGCAGGAGATGGAGCCGCTGCGCGCCGCCGCCGAACGTGTCGTCAAGGCAATTCCAGGTGTTGCCGGGGCCGTTGTCGCGTTGACGGCGGAAAAGAAGGGCGGCGGCATGGAGGCACCGGTTCCGGCTCGTCCCGCGTCCAGGCCGGCCCCGCCGGCTTCGCCCGCCGCACCGCGTTCCGTTCCGCATGCCCCCGCTTCGCACAGCCAGGGCAAGCGCGGCGTGCCCGGCATCGAGGCAATCATCGCGGTTGCCTCGGGCAAGGGCGGCGTCGGCAAGTCGACCACCGCCGTCAACCTGGCGCTTGGCCTTGCCGCCAATGGCTTGCGGGTCGGCGTGCTCGATGCGGACATCTACGGCCCGTCCATGCCCAAGCTGCTCGACATCCATGGCCGCCCGCAGACGGTTGACGGCAAGATCCTGAAGCCGATGGAGAATTACGGCCTCAAGGTGATGTCGATGGGCTTCCTCGTCGATGAGGAAACGCCGATGATCTGGCGCGGGCCGATGGTGATGTCGGCACTGACACAGATGTTGCGCGAGGTCGAATGGGGCAGGCTCGACGTGCTCGTCGTCGACATGCCGCCCGGCACCGGCGATGCGCAATTGACCATGGCGCAGCAGGTGCCGCTGGCCGGCGCCGTCATCGTCTCGACGCCACAGGACCTGGCCCTCATCGATGCCCGCAAGGGGCTGAACATGTTCAAGAAGGTCGACGTGCCGCTGCTCGGCATCGTCGAGAACATGAGCTATTTCATCGCCCCTGACACCGGCAAGCGCTACGACATTTTCGGCCATGGCGGCGCGCGCCGCGAAGCCGAACGCCTCGGCGTCACCTTCCTCGGCGAAGTGCCGCTGGAAATGGGCATCCGCGAAAGCTCGGATGCCGGTGCGCCGGTGGTCGTCTCGAAGCCCGACGGCGCAGCGGCGAAAACCTACCGCGACATCGCCACCAAGGTCTGGGACAGGGTCAATGAAGAACGCGGCGCGGCCGAAGCGGCGGTGCCGAGCATCGTCTTCGAGTGA
- a CDS encoding inorganic phosphate transporter — translation MDAAIAFPLLAGLVAVALFFDFLNGLHDAANSIATIVSTRVLRPQYAVLWAAFFNFIAFMFFGLHVAETVGKGIVDVSIVTPAVIFSALVGAIVWNIVTWIAGIPSSSSHALIGGLVGAGVAKAGIGAIVWSGLGKTVAAIVLSPATGFILALVLILVVSWLFLRQTPFAVDSTFRVLQFFSASLYSLGHGGNDAQKTMGIIAVLLYSQGMLGEKFYVPLWVVLTCQSALALGTLFGGWRIVHTMGSKITRLNPMQGFCAETGGAITLFAATWLGVPVSTTHTITGAIIGVGAARRVSAVRWGIAGNIVIAWIITLPATAAISALTYLAVDLAG, via the coding sequence ATGGACGCCGCGATCGCCTTCCCCCTGCTGGCCGGCCTTGTCGCCGTCGCGCTGTTCTTTGATTTTCTCAACGGCCTGCACGATGCGGCCAATTCCATCGCCACCATCGTCTCCACACGCGTGCTCAGGCCGCAATATGCAGTGCTGTGGGCAGCCTTCTTCAATTTCATCGCCTTCATGTTCTTCGGCCTGCATGTCGCCGAAACCGTGGGGAAAGGCATCGTCGACGTCAGCATCGTCACGCCGGCGGTGATCTTCTCGGCTCTCGTCGGGGCCATTGTCTGGAACATCGTCACCTGGATTGCCGGCATCCCTTCGAGCAGCTCGCACGCGCTGATCGGCGGGCTGGTCGGCGCCGGCGTCGCCAAGGCAGGCATCGGTGCCATTGTCTGGTCGGGACTTGGCAAGACGGTCGCCGCGATCGTGCTCTCGCCGGCGACCGGTTTTATCCTGGCGCTTGTCCTGATCCTGGTGGTTTCGTGGCTGTTCCTGCGCCAGACGCCGTTCGCCGTCGACAGCACCTTTCGCGTCCTGCAGTTCTTTTCCGCCTCGCTCTATTCGCTCGGGCATGGCGGCAACGATGCGCAGAAGACCATGGGCATCATCGCCGTGCTGCTCTATTCGCAAGGCATGCTCGGCGAGAAATTCTACGTGCCGCTCTGGGTCGTCCTCACCTGTCAGTCGGCGCTGGCGCTCGGCACGCTGTTCGGCGGCTGGCGGATCGTCCACACAATGGGTTCGAAGATCACCCGGCTCAATCCGATGCAGGGCTTCTGCGCCGAAACCGGCGGCGCCATCACGCTGTTCGCCGCCACCTGGCTCGGCGTTCCCGTATCGACCACGCACACGATCACCGGTGCCATCATCGGCGTCGGCGCTGCCCGCCGCGTCTCGGCGGTGCGCTGGGGCATCGCCGGCAACATCGTCATCGCCTGGATCATCACCTTGCCGGCGACGGCGGCGATTTCGGCTCTTACTTATCTCGCCGTCGACCTGGCGGGTTGA
- a CDS encoding LysR family transcriptional regulator yields MIDKLEFFIALAKEEHFGRAAEACGVTQPTLSAGIKQLEGQLGVMLVNRGSRFQGLTPEGKQVLVWARRIVGDSRTMREEMRAARHGLSGRIRIAAIPTALAMVARLTTPFREKHPGVTFSVLSRTSIEVLSLLGNFDIDAGITYLDNEPLGRVTSVPLYDERYQLITAIGNPYSDRDKVSWAEISQLPLCLLTPDMQNRRLIDQHLAEAGVQVRPTLESNSMIVLFSHIRTGKWSSIMPLNLAETFGFSEPIRAIPIVEPDASHTVGLVAAPREPHTPLVQALLDEAMALADDFRAHR; encoded by the coding sequence ATGATCGACAAACTCGAATTCTTCATCGCGCTGGCCAAGGAAGAACATTTCGGCCGGGCGGCGGAAGCGTGTGGCGTCACCCAGCCGACCTTGTCGGCCGGCATCAAACAGCTGGAGGGGCAGCTCGGTGTCATGCTGGTCAATCGCGGGTCGCGTTTCCAGGGGCTGACGCCGGAGGGCAAGCAGGTGCTGGTCTGGGCGCGCCGCATCGTCGGCGATTCGAGGACCATGCGCGAGGAGATGCGGGCCGCGCGCCACGGCCTTTCCGGCCGCATCCGCATTGCCGCCATTCCGACCGCGCTCGCCATGGTGGCGCGGCTGACGACGCCGTTTCGCGAAAAGCACCCGGGCGTCACCTTCTCGGTGCTGTCGCGCACTTCGATCGAGGTGCTGTCGTTGCTCGGCAATTTCGACATCGACGCCGGCATCACCTATCTCGACAACGAGCCGCTCGGACGGGTGACCAGCGTGCCGCTCTACGACGAGCGCTATCAATTGATCACAGCCATCGGCAACCCTTATTCGGATCGCGACAAAGTGTCATGGGCCGAGATCAGCCAGTTGCCGCTGTGCCTCCTGACGCCCGACATGCAGAACCGCCGCCTCATCGACCAGCATCTGGCCGAGGCCGGCGTGCAGGTGCGGCCGACGCTCGAATCCAATTCGATGATTGTGCTGTTCTCGCATATCCGAACCGGCAAATGGTCGTCGATCATGCCGCTCAACCTCGCGGAAACATTCGGCTTTTCGGAGCCGATCCGGGCCATTCCGATCGTCGAGCCGGATGCCAGCCACACGGTCGGCCTGGTGGCCGCGCCGCGCGAACCGCACACGCCGCTGGTGCAGGCGCTGCTGGACGAGGCGATGGCGCTGGCAGACGATTTCCGCGCCCATCGCTAG
- the chrA gene encoding chromate efflux transporter, which yields MSAVAPAHRSGNVEAPAVPTFAEAVKLWAKIGLLSFGGPAGQIALMHRELVEERRWIGEQRFLHALNYCMLLPGPEAQQLAIYIGWLLHRTIGGLVAGILFVVPGALVMLILSSLYVIYGDMPLVEALFLGVKATVLAIVIEAVIRIGQRALKNRAMVSIAVAAFIAIYALNVPFPLIILLAGLTGWLGDRLSPGLFSGSAHGKDDGPDVKGAVDLMFERGELTHVKPTRWHAPRTVAIWLPIWLGPVLLIWWFTGSASVWTEIGRFFSLMAVVTFGGAYAVLAYVAQAAVQSFGWLAPGEMVDGLGLAETTPGPLILVLQFVGFIAAFRHAGSLNPLLGGSLGALLTLWVTFTPCFFWIFLGAPYIEALRGNRALSAALGAITAAVVGVIMNLALWFALHVVFREVHATGLGMNVPVLSSIDWRAALLSCAAMIAILKLKIGMLPTLAGSALAGVLLLAASG from the coding sequence ATGAGCGCCGTTGCGCCTGCACACAGGTCGGGGAACGTCGAGGCGCCGGCCGTGCCGACCTTTGCCGAAGCCGTGAAGCTCTGGGCGAAGATCGGACTGCTCAGCTTCGGCGGACCGGCCGGGCAGATCGCCCTGATGCACAGGGAACTGGTCGAGGAGCGGCGCTGGATCGGCGAACAGCGTTTCCTGCATGCGCTGAACTACTGCATGCTCTTGCCTGGCCCGGAAGCCCAGCAACTCGCCATCTATATCGGCTGGCTGCTGCACAGGACGATCGGCGGCCTTGTCGCCGGCATCCTGTTCGTCGTGCCCGGCGCGCTCGTCATGCTGATCTTGAGCAGCCTCTATGTGATCTATGGCGACATGCCGCTCGTCGAGGCGCTTTTCCTCGGGGTGAAGGCGACCGTGCTTGCCATCGTCATCGAGGCGGTGATCCGCATCGGACAGCGCGCCCTGAAAAACCGGGCCATGGTGTCGATCGCGGTCGCAGCTTTCATCGCCATATACGCTTTGAATGTGCCGTTCCCGCTGATTATCCTGCTCGCGGGTCTGACAGGATGGCTGGGAGACCGCCTCTCTCCTGGTCTCTTCTCCGGTTCGGCGCACGGCAAGGATGACGGTCCCGACGTTAAGGGCGCCGTCGACTTGATGTTCGAACGCGGCGAACTGACCCATGTCAAACCGACCAGATGGCATGCGCCACGTACTGTCGCGATCTGGCTGCCGATCTGGCTCGGACCTGTTCTCCTGATCTGGTGGTTCACTGGCTCTGCCAGCGTGTGGACCGAGATCGGCCGGTTCTTCAGCCTGATGGCGGTCGTCACCTTCGGTGGCGCCTATGCGGTGCTGGCCTATGTCGCGCAGGCGGCCGTCCAGTCCTTTGGCTGGCTCGCGCCCGGTGAAATGGTCGATGGGCTTGGGCTTGCCGAAACCACGCCTGGGCCACTCATCCTGGTGCTGCAGTTTGTCGGCTTCATCGCCGCGTTCCGTCACGCCGGGTCGCTGAATCCATTGCTTGGCGGATCGCTCGGAGCGCTGCTGACCCTGTGGGTGACCTTTACGCCGTGTTTCTTCTGGATATTTCTTGGCGCGCCCTATATCGAGGCGCTGCGGGGCAACAGGGCCTTGTCGGCGGCGCTCGGCGCGATCACCGCCGCTGTTGTCGGCGTCATCATGAATCTCGCCTTGTGGTTTGCCTTGCACGTCGTTTTCCGTGAGGTTCACGCGACGGGCCTCGGCATGAATGTGCCGGTGCTTTCGTCGATCGACTGGCGTGCGGCGCTGCTTTCCTGTGCCGCGATGATCGCCATCCTGAAGCTCAAGATCGGCATGCTGCCGACACTCGCCGGATCGGCCCTTGCCGGTGTCCTGCTGCTGGCGGCGAGCGGCTAA
- a CDS encoding chromate resistance protein ChrB domain-containing protein gives MPSTTAITVSQLSRLVGLPGAPAIIDVRIDEDFDADPRLLPASVRRDFKTVLTWAPDFAGKPVVVVCQKGRKLSQGVAAWLRQEGIPAETLEGGFEAWGDADGLLVRTDKLPPRDEKGRTVWVTRARPKVDRIACPWLIRRFIDPRAVFLFVEAAEVPAVADRFQAEPFDIDNVFWSHRGERCTFDTMIEEFGLESAALDRLAVIVRAADTANLDLVPQAAGFLAASLGLSRMFRDDLEQLEAGMLLYDAFFRWGRDATEETHNWPSAGKPS, from the coding sequence ATGCCGTCAACAACCGCTATCACCGTATCGCAACTATCCCGTCTGGTCGGCCTGCCGGGTGCGCCTGCAATCATCGATGTCCGCATTGATGAGGATTTCGACGCCGATCCGCGCCTGCTGCCGGCCTCGGTCCGTCGCGATTTCAAAACCGTTTTGACCTGGGCGCCCGACTTCGCCGGCAAGCCCGTGGTGGTGGTCTGCCAGAAAGGCCGCAAACTCTCGCAAGGTGTAGCCGCGTGGCTGCGCCAGGAGGGGATTCCCGCCGAAACTCTCGAAGGCGGTTTCGAAGCCTGGGGCGATGCGGACGGGCTTCTGGTCCGCACCGACAAATTGCCGCCGCGCGATGAAAAGGGCCGCACGGTGTGGGTGACGCGCGCGCGCCCCAAGGTCGACCGCATTGCCTGCCCCTGGCTGATCCGGCGTTTCATCGATCCTCGCGCGGTCTTCCTGTTCGTCGAGGCGGCCGAAGTGCCTGCCGTGGCCGACCGCTTTCAGGCCGAGCCGTTCGACATCGACAACGTGTTCTGGAGCCATCGTGGCGAACGCTGCACCTTCGATACGATGATCGAGGAATTCGGGCTGGAATCCGCCGCACTCGATCGCCTTGCCGTGATTGTGCGCGCTGCCGATACCGCAAACCTCGATCTGGTGCCCCAGGCCGCCGGCTTTCTGGCTGCCTCGCTTGGCCTGTCGCGGATGTTTCGCGACGATCTGGAGCAACTGGAAGCAGGCATGCTGCTCTACGATGCGTTCTTCCGCTGGGGCCGCGACGCCACCGAGGAAACCCACAACTGGCCCAGCGCGGGTAAACCGTCATGA
- a CDS encoding formate dehydrogenase subunit gamma, which yields MTMQPASTEIVSRTAAIIHELKGLEGPLLPILHGIQEEFGHVPQDAVPVIADELNLSRAEVHGVVTFYHDFRARPAGRHVLKLCQAEACQSMGSDAVAARVKQLLGIDFHETTRDGSVTLEPVYCLGLCACSPSAMLDGEVIGRLDDDKIDEIVAEVRS from the coding sequence ATGACGATGCAGCCTGCAAGTACCGAGATCGTATCGCGCACGGCCGCGATTATCCATGAGCTGAAAGGCCTCGAAGGTCCGCTGCTGCCGATCCTCCACGGCATCCAGGAAGAGTTCGGGCATGTGCCGCAGGACGCCGTGCCCGTCATCGCCGATGAACTGAACCTGTCCAGGGCCGAGGTGCATGGCGTCGTGACCTTCTATCATGACTTCCGTGCGCGGCCGGCCGGCCGCCACGTGCTCAAGCTGTGCCAGGCGGAAGCCTGCCAGTCGATGGGTTCGGATGCGGTGGCCGCCAGGGTCAAGCAGCTGCTCGGCATCGATTTCCACGAGACCACCCGCGATGGATCGGTCACGCTTGAGCCGGTCTATTGCCTCGGGCTTTGCGCCTGTTCGCCGTCGGCGATGCTGGACGGCGAGGTGATCGGGCGGCTCGATGACGACAAGATCGACGAGATCGTTGCCGAGGTGCGCTCATGA
- a CDS encoding DUF47 domain-containing protein, with translation MLGWFRKLLPREDRFFDLFERHSRTVVGGAEALQQLLQGKDIDRWCQKIVDLEDEADHVTAEVLLAVRRSFITPFDRGDIKDLIQSMDDAIDMMHKTVKTVRLFEKREFDPLMQEMGAVIVDAARLVAEAIPLLAKVGANSARLNAIAEEVMRAEGRADDLHEQGLKDLFRRHGRGDAMAYLIGSEIYGQLEKVVDRFEDVANEISGIVIENV, from the coding sequence ATGCTGGGCTGGTTCCGCAAGCTGCTGCCACGCGAAGATCGTTTCTTCGACCTGTTCGAGCGGCATTCCCGCACGGTGGTCGGCGGCGCGGAGGCGCTGCAGCAGCTTCTCCAGGGCAAGGACATCGATCGCTGGTGCCAGAAGATCGTCGATCTCGAGGACGAGGCCGATCACGTCACCGCCGAAGTCCTGCTGGCCGTGCGACGCTCCTTCATCACCCCTTTCGATCGCGGCGACATCAAGGATCTGATCCAGTCGATGGATGATGCCATCGACATGATGCACAAGACCGTCAAGACGGTAAGACTGTTCGAGAAGCGGGAGTTCGATCCGCTGATGCAGGAAATGGGCGCCGTCATCGTCGACGCCGCGCGGCTGGTCGCGGAGGCGATCCCGCTGCTCGCCAAGGTCGGCGCCAACAGCGCGCGCCTCAACGCCATCGCCGAGGAAGTCATGCGCGCCGAGGGCCGGGCCGACGATTTGCATGAGCAGGGCCTGAAGGATCTGTTCAGGCGCCACGGCCGCGGTGACGCGATGGCCTACCTGATCGGGTCGGAAATCTATGGTCAGCTGGAGAAGGTGGTCGATCGCTTCGAGGACGTCGCCAACGAGATCAGCGGCATCGTCATCGAGAACGTCTAG